One region of SAR324 cluster bacterium genomic DNA includes:
- a CDS encoding flagellin: TNTLGTGVNNDSDFVSLADIDVTGAQKAQDAMCVIDRALEEVSSTRGEIGAFQKNNLESNLNYLRIAHENVMSSESVIRDADMAEEMTNFTRNQIMTDSATAMLAQANARSQSVLRLFN, from the coding sequence AGACCAATACACTGGGAACTGGGGTTAATAATGACAGTGATTTTGTCTCCTTGGCAGATATTGATGTGACCGGTGCCCAGAAGGCTCAGGATGCGATGTGTGTGATTGATCGAGCCCTGGAAGAAGTCTCCTCAACTCGTGGTGAGATTGGTGCCTTCCAGAAGAATAATCTGGAGAGCAACCTGAACTACTTACGCATTGCTCATGAGAACGTGATGAGTTCCGAATCTGTGATTCGAGATGCGGATATGGCGGAAGAGATGACCAATTTCACACGCAACCAGATCATGACTGATTCTGCAACTGCGATGTTGGCTCAAGCAAATGCACGGTCCCAGTCGGTCTTACGCTTGTTCAACTAA